A genomic region of Trichothermofontia sichuanensis B231 contains the following coding sequences:
- a CDS encoding TolB family protein, whose translation MFRVARWWRDKVFLCLLSWGCLGLLTACFPGNQSLAPVALNSRTRDEQPALSGDGRYLALVSDRNGGRNILLYDLQQRQFINLPRLNRPDAIAEHPSLSRTARYIVYIASDRGKPEVELYDRATQRVEVLSTGYRGWVRNPSISPDGRYIAFETSRRGQWDIEVFDRGPGIELDVAAGAPPQ comes from the coding sequence ATGTTTAGGGTCGCCCGGTGGTGGCGAGATAAAGTCTTCCTGTGCTTGCTTAGTTGGGGCTGTCTGGGTTTGCTAACTGCCTGTTTCCCTGGCAACCAGAGTTTGGCACCGGTGGCCCTGAACAGTCGCACGAGGGATGAACAACCGGCCCTAAGTGGGGATGGCCGCTATCTGGCACTGGTGTCTGATCGTAACGGGGGACGCAATATCCTGCTCTATGACCTACAACAACGCCAATTTATCAATCTCCCCCGCCTGAATCGTCCTGACGCGATCGCCGAGCATCCCAGTCTGAGCCGCACTGCCCGTTATATTGTCTACATCGCTAGCGATCGCGGTAAACCGGAAGTTGAACTGTACGATCGGGCGACCCAGCGGGTTGAGGTGTTGAGTACAGGGTATCGGGGGTGGGTGCGCAACCCTAGCATTAGCCCTGATGGACGTTATATTGCCTTTGAAACCAGCCGTCGCGGCCAATGGGATATTGAAGTCTTCGATCGCGGTCCTGGCATTGAACTCGATGTGGCTGCGGGTGCTCCCCCCCAATGA
- a CDS encoding AbrB family transcriptional regulator yields the protein MPDTATAPLTGKALLQKVKELSDLSVREKAKRCGYYTVSKSNQTRVNVADFYSALLEARGIELDPEGSKDGRGREPTYRVSVHKNGQIVIGATYTQSMGLQPGDEFEIKLGYKHIHLIQVGNPGKGENSADDDE from the coding sequence ATGCCTGACACTGCGACAGCCCCACTTACTGGCAAGGCGCTTCTTCAAAAAGTAAAAGAACTCTCAGACCTCTCGGTTCGGGAAAAGGCAAAGCGCTGTGGCTACTACACGGTCTCCAAGAGTAACCAGACCCGTGTCAATGTGGCTGACTTTTATAGTGCCCTCCTGGAAGCACGGGGGATTGAACTTGATCCGGAAGGTTCCAAGGATGGCCGGGGGCGCGAACCGACCTATCGCGTCAGCGTTCACAAGAATGGTCAAATCGTGATCGGAGCCACCTATACCCAATCAATGGGCTTGCAACCAGGGGATGAATTTGAAATCAAACTCGGCTACAAGCATATCCATCTGATTCAGGTGGGTAATCCTGGTAAGGGCGAGAATAGTGCCGATGACGATGAGTAA
- a CDS encoding succinate dehydrogenase/fumarate reductase iron-sulfur subunit, which translates to MQVSFKIQRQSPQNAPSFQTYTLEVESGTTILECLNRIKWEQDGTLAFRKNCRNTICGSCAMRINGRSALACKENVGSELARFSSPDPPEITIAPLGNLPVIKDLVVDMQSFWDTLAVVDPYVSSSARQLALATATGKETAVNAQAEREFLQSPAERAKLDQVGNCILCGACYSECNAREVNPKFVGPHALAKAYRLVADNRDDRTEERLDLYNQGSQGVWGCTRCYFCNTVCPMEVAPMDQIGKIKEAILARNDAQASRPIRHRKLLVELVKQGGWVDERRFGVTVVGNSFRDWRGLASLGPLGLRMLVRGKFPFRFEPSEGAATVRSLIESVEAWLAHEAAADSEGAPVPDQPSSAPS; encoded by the coding sequence ATGCAAGTCTCCTTTAAAATCCAGCGCCAGTCTCCCCAGAACGCCCCTAGCTTTCAGACCTATACATTAGAAGTGGAATCGGGCACGACAATTCTGGAGTGTTTAAACCGGATTAAGTGGGAGCAGGATGGCACCCTGGCATTTCGGAAAAATTGTCGGAATACCATTTGTGGTAGTTGTGCCATGCGCATTAATGGCCGCTCGGCGCTAGCCTGTAAGGAAAATGTCGGTAGTGAACTGGCCCGTTTCAGTTCTCCGGATCCCCCAGAAATTACGATCGCCCCTCTGGGCAATCTCCCTGTGATTAAAGACTTAGTCGTCGATATGCAGAGTTTTTGGGACACTTTGGCCGTGGTCGATCCCTACGTCAGTTCTTCAGCCCGACAGTTAGCTTTGGCCACAGCAACTGGTAAGGAGACGGCGGTCAACGCTCAAGCTGAGCGTGAATTTTTGCAATCACCGGCGGAACGGGCCAAGTTAGATCAGGTGGGTAATTGTATCCTCTGCGGCGCGTGCTATTCCGAGTGCAATGCGCGGGAGGTGAACCCGAAATTTGTCGGTCCCCATGCGCTAGCCAAAGCCTATCGCCTCGTGGCTGATAACCGGGATGATCGCACGGAAGAGCGTCTGGATCTGTATAACCAGGGCAGTCAGGGGGTTTGGGGATGTACCCGTTGCTATTTCTGTAATACGGTTTGTCCGATGGAGGTAGCCCCGATGGATCAGATTGGCAAAATTAAGGAAGCAATTTTAGCTCGGAATGATGCCCAGGCGAGCCGCCCGATCCGCCACCGTAAGCTGTTGGTTGAGTTAGTAAAACAGGGCGGTTGGGTGGATGAACGTCGCTTTGGGGTTACGGTGGTGGGCAATTCCTTCCGGGACTGGCGTGGCTTGGCTAGTCTGGGGCCTCTGGGCCTGCGAATGCTGGTACGGGGTAAATTCCCCTTCCGTTTTGAACCTTCTGAGGGCGCGGCAACCGTGCGATCGCTGATTGAATCCGTCGAAGCCTGGTTAGCCCATGAGGCAGCGGCTGATTCAGAGGGGGCGCCAGTTCCCGATCAGCCATCCTCAGCTCCCTCCTAA
- a CDS encoding Ycf66 family protein — translation MVNLGLNPASLLGIALAGAGLGLYVLRSIRPELSRDHDIFFAAVGLVSGLILLFQGWRLDPILQFGQFLVAGSAVFFAVESIRLRGVATEQAKRNTPIVDEERPVSRVYRAELDDLVSFDQRSTTRRIRGSRDSRLNERYEDYWDDDYSDDRPIVRSRSTGESDLPRRSGDDWERSEPSRRPRKRPPTRSDDASDTVTSSRRESSIGSRDDREAPPRRRPPVEDIDSAERAKTRTTVTDVPPPRRKRKRPAGESAPANSRRPAPRAEDEIPNADYVAYQPIDPPDMEGRDEAPPADRANTRPDRPQDDYPDAEYDRDRSPADEFDR, via the coding sequence ATGGTCAATCTTGGGCTGAATCCAGCCAGTCTTCTTGGTATTGCGCTCGCAGGTGCTGGGCTGGGGCTGTACGTCTTACGCTCCATTCGTCCAGAACTCTCGCGGGACCATGACATCTTTTTTGCGGCGGTCGGGTTAGTCAGTGGCCTGATCCTGCTATTCCAGGGCTGGCGACTGGACCCCATCCTCCAGTTTGGACAGTTTCTGGTGGCTGGATCAGCGGTCTTCTTTGCGGTGGAAAGCATTCGTCTGCGTGGGGTTGCAACGGAACAGGCTAAACGCAATACCCCGATCGTGGACGAGGAGCGACCGGTCAGTCGGGTTTACCGAGCTGAGTTGGATGATCTCGTCTCGTTTGATCAGCGATCGACGACCCGTCGGATTCGGGGCAGCCGCGACAGCCGCCTGAATGAGCGCTACGAGGACTACTGGGATGATGACTATAGTGACGATCGGCCCATTGTGCGATCGCGCAGTACTGGGGAGAGCGACCTCCCACGCCGCAGTGGCGATGATTGGGAGCGAAGCGAACCCAGCCGCCGTCCGCGCAAACGTCCACCCACCCGATCGGATGATGCTTCTGACACTGTGACCAGTAGCCGTCGCGAGTCTTCTATTGGCTCCCGTGATGATCGGGAAGCGCCTCCCCGTCGTCGTCCACCGGTAGAGGATATTGACAGTGCTGAACGGGCTAAAACACGGACTACAGTTACGGATGTGCCGCCCCCCCGCCGCAAGCGGAAACGGCCCGCTGGTGAGAGCGCACCGGCTAACAGTCGGCGACCCGCCCCCCGTGCCGAGGATGAGATTCCAAATGCAGATTATGTAGCTTATCAACCGATCGATCCCCCAGATATGGAGGGGCGAGACGAGGCTCCCCCCGCCGATCGCGCTAACACTCGCCCTGATCGACCCCAGGATGACTACCCCGATGCAGAATATGACCGTGATCGGTCTCCTGCCGACGAGTTTGACCGCTAA
- the cbiE gene encoding precorrin-6y C5,15-methyltransferase (decarboxylating) subunit CbiE: protein MMRKGMTAIHVVGIGLDGAAGLNEPTRQLVERATRLVGSPRHLAYFPNHPGEHVAVEDFSTAIAYLQTALTQLRQQPGTYLVFLASGDPLFFGVGRLLLQALPASELTFHPHLSSVQLAFSRLKLPWQTAQILSGHGRPLDPLIPLLQQGASPIALLTDPDNSPAAIARLLTSLSLPITYQFWVCEDLGGETERVQQWPLDAVPAQHFAPLNIVVLVRDTLIAQPVNPNLPIVGLPDASFLGFADRPGLMTKREMRLLILGELALQPQQVVWDIGAGTGSVAIEVARLCPTSQVYAIEQTAAGQALIAQNCDRFQVSNVYPIAGSAPAVLANLPQPDRIFIGGSGGQLAAILATCQQVLHPQGTLVIALATLEHSAIVQDWLSQLADTQPTWTAHWLQVNLARSVPVASLTRWQPLNPLTIVTVTRQG from the coding sequence ATGATGCGCAAGGGCATGACGGCGATTCACGTAGTCGGGATTGGGCTAGACGGGGCTGCCGGTTTAAACGAACCGACGCGCCAACTGGTTGAACGGGCCACGAGGTTGGTGGGGAGTCCCCGTCACCTGGCCTATTTTCCGAACCATCCGGGCGAGCACGTGGCTGTTGAGGATTTCTCCACCGCGATCGCCTACCTGCAAACGGCCTTAACCCAACTTCGCCAGCAACCCGGCACCTATCTGGTTTTTCTGGCTTCCGGTGATCCGCTCTTTTTTGGGGTTGGGCGACTCCTTTTACAAGCTTTGCCGGCCAGTGAGTTAACCTTTCATCCGCACCTGAGTTCGGTGCAATTGGCCTTTAGTCGGCTGAAGTTGCCCTGGCAAACGGCCCAGATCCTCAGTGGGCATGGCCGTCCCCTTGATCCTTTGATTCCCTTGCTGCAACAGGGTGCTAGTCCGATCGCCCTCTTGACTGATCCGGATAATTCCCCCGCCGCGATCGCGCGCCTGCTCACAAGCCTATCGTTACCGATAACCTACCAATTCTGGGTTTGCGAAGATCTGGGGGGGGAAACAGAGCGAGTGCAGCAGTGGCCCCTGGATGCCGTGCCAGCCCAGCACTTTGCACCTTTAAATATCGTTGTTTTAGTGCGGGATACCCTGATCGCCCAGCCAGTCAATCCCAATTTGCCGATCGTTGGGCTGCCGGATGCTAGCTTTTTGGGATTTGCCGATCGCCCCGGCCTGATGACTAAGCGGGAAATGCGATTACTCATCCTAGGGGAATTGGCCCTGCAACCGCAGCAAGTGGTCTGGGATATCGGCGCGGGGACTGGCTCCGTGGCGATCGAAGTTGCCCGCCTGTGCCCCACATCCCAGGTGTATGCGATCGAGCAAACGGCGGCTGGCCAAGCCTTAATCGCCCAAAATTGCGATCGCTTTCAGGTCAGTAATGTCTATCCCATCGCCGGCAGTGCCCCAGCCGTGCTTGCGAATTTACCCCAACCGGATCGCATTTTTATTGGGGGTAGTGGGGGCCAATTAGCGGCGATTCTCGCCACCTGCCAGCAGGTCCTCCATCCCCAGGGCACCCTCGTTATTGCCCTGGCCACGCTGGAACATAGCGCGATCGTCCAGGACTGGCTTAGCCAATTGGCTGACACACAGCCCACCTGGACTGCCCACTGGCTTCAGGTGAATTTAGCGCGATCAGTGCCCGTGGCCAGTCTTACCCGCTGGCAACCTTTGAACCCTCTCACCATTGTGACCGTTACGCGACAGGGGTAA
- the psbX gene encoding photosystem II reaction center X protein gives MTPSLANFLWSLVWGTVIVVIPTAAALIFISQKDKIKRSL, from the coding sequence ATGACGCCATCATTAGCCAACTTCCTCTGGAGCCTGGTCTGGGGCACTGTGATTGTGGTAATTCCCACCGCAGCCGCCCTAATTTTCATCAGCCAAAAGGACAAAATCAAACGTTCGCTATAA
- a CDS encoding ABC transporter permease, producing MVSQARSRKRSSNGLSTSLQAFWEKRRGDILPPLIGILAFLTIWQLFSWSGLMRLPGPLSLWTDQRTRGLLLYPFYDLGGLNKGLFWQTLASLGRVAQGYTLAAIVGISMGVLVGTNKILHKSLDPIFQFLRMVAPLAWVPIALVVLQQNQATAIFVIFITSVWPILINTTEGGRTRSCSCLHPALDCPRKINSLIPRTWLADPSFPLSYGRSGILQITQPRPRFPL from the coding sequence ATGGTTAGCCAAGCCCGCAGTCGCAAACGTTCTAGCAATGGTCTATCGACTTCCCTACAAGCTTTTTGGGAGAAACGGCGCGGTGATATTCTGCCACCGTTGATTGGAATCTTGGCATTTCTCACCATCTGGCAACTCTTCTCCTGGTCTGGTCTGATGCGCCTTCCGGGTCCCCTCAGCCTCTGGACAGATCAGCGCACTCGTGGACTCTTACTCTATCCGTTCTATGATTTAGGTGGATTAAATAAAGGTCTTTTCTGGCAAACCTTGGCTAGCTTAGGGCGGGTGGCTCAGGGGTATACTCTAGCAGCGATCGTGGGTATTTCAATGGGTGTTTTAGTGGGTACCAATAAAATTCTCCACAAATCCCTTGATCCCATTTTCCAATTTCTGCGGATGGTGGCCCCACTGGCCTGGGTTCCGATTGCTCTTGTGGTCCTGCAACAAAACCAGGCCACTGCCATTTTCGTGATCTTCATTACTTCGGTCTGGCCCATCTTGATTAATACGACAGAAGGGGGGCGTACTCGATCGTGCAGTTGCTTACATCCAGCGCTTGATTGTCCCCGAAAAATAAATTCCCTCATCCCCAGAACCTGGTTAGCTGACCCATCTTTTCCGCTTTCATATGGAAGATCCGGAATACTACAAATTACACAACCACGCCCTCGATTTCCTCTATAA
- a CDS encoding calcium-binding protein, with translation MAVIIGTLLPDRLVGTAEADLIRGLAGSDTLFGLTGNDTLFGEGDNDHLYGGQGNDILYGARNDDRLYGGKGDDTLYGGKENDFIRGDLDRDLLRGDLGDDSIYGGKGDDNLYGGKGNDILSGDDDNDVLFGDLGTDRLFGGAGRDLFVLGRVTGETTRTTGGPLLTDADIIEDFQDGVDLIGLTGGLTFANLVITEGTGVLAGSTIIQDTLAGATPEFLAIIRGVAPASISEADFTTAIAPLPPTPPITGPVASLTPLTATIQEGPVADGAVNGSTGNPTTFTVILSTPAPTGGLTINYARSFTGGATATFTPATDSVTIPAGATTATFTVSVPDNLEPLQTGRSVLVSLLAGTGYNVTAGPGASATITITENDATVDTGATLNGTALNDQIAGGAGNDTINGNAGNDTLIGGASNDSITGGDGNDSLDGGEGNDTLVGGPGNDTLTGGVGSDRYVFNATTEGVDTINGFVSGTDVIAVAAVLGGGLVAGVLPVNAFTTGAAATTADHRFIYNGGNLFFDADGNGATAAVQIATLAGSPALANTDIIVF, from the coding sequence ATGGCAGTTATTATTGGTACACTTCTCCCCGATCGCCTGGTTGGCACAGCCGAGGCCGACCTCATTCGCGGTTTGGCCGGCAGCGACACCCTGTTTGGGTTAACTGGTAATGACACCCTATTTGGTGAGGGCGATAATGATCACCTCTACGGGGGCCAGGGCAACGATATTCTTTATGGTGCCCGTAATGACGATCGCCTCTATGGCGGCAAAGGCGATGACACCCTCTACGGGGGCAAAGAAAATGACTTTATTCGCGGCGATCTCGATCGCGACTTGCTGCGCGGCGATCTGGGCGACGACAGCATCTATGGCGGCAAAGGGGATGATAACCTCTACGGCGGCAAGGGGAACGACATCCTGAGCGGAGACGATGACAATGATGTCCTGTTTGGGGATCTAGGGACCGATCGCCTGTTTGGCGGGGCCGGACGTGACCTATTTGTGCTCGGTCGGGTCACCGGAGAAACCACCCGGACCACTGGGGGTCCCCTACTCACTGACGCCGATATTATCGAAGACTTCCAGGACGGGGTTGATCTTATCGGTCTGACGGGTGGCCTGACGTTTGCCAATCTCGTTATCACTGAGGGGACGGGCGTTTTGGCAGGCAGTACGATTATTCAGGACACCCTGGCAGGGGCTACTCCGGAATTTCTCGCCATTATTCGGGGCGTTGCACCGGCTAGCATTAGCGAAGCCGACTTTACAACTGCGATCGCCCCCCTCCCCCCCACTCCACCGATCACGGGTCCAGTCGCCAGTCTCACGCCCCTAACGGCTACGATTCAGGAGGGGCCGGTTGCTGACGGTGCAGTCAATGGGTCCACTGGCAACCCCACCACATTCACGGTGATCCTGAGTACCCCAGCCCCGACGGGGGGGCTAACCATTAACTATGCGCGATCGTTTACTGGGGGAGCCACTGCCACCTTTACGCCCGCTACTGACAGTGTCACCATCCCAGCCGGGGCAACGACGGCCACGTTTACGGTCAGCGTGCCGGATAATCTGGAACCGTTACAAACGGGGCGATCGGTGCTCGTCAGTCTACTCGCAGGTACCGGCTACAACGTCACGGCAGGGCCAGGTGCATCGGCCACGATTACCATCACGGAAAATGACGCCACCGTGGACACAGGGGCGACGCTCAATGGCACCGCCCTTAACGACCAAATTGCTGGCGGCGCTGGCAATGACACAATCAATGGGAATGCTGGGAATGATACCTTGATCGGTGGGGCCAGCAATGACTCGATCACCGGAGGTGATGGCAATGACAGCCTGGATGGTGGCGAGGGCAATGATACCCTCGTGGGCGGTCCTGGTAACGATACTCTGACGGGTGGTGTTGGCAGCGATCGCTACGTGTTTAATGCCACGACAGAAGGCGTAGACACCATCAATGGCTTTGTTTCGGGCACCGATGTAATTGCCGTAGCGGCTGTGTTGGGCGGTGGGCTAGTGGCAGGCGTCTTACCAGTCAATGCCTTTACAACCGGAGCTGCCGCGACAACAGCAGATCATCGGTTCATCTACAATGGCGGCAATCTGTTCTTTGATGCGGATGGGAATGGGGCCACCGCCGCTGTTCAGATTGCCACGCTGGCAGGTTCGCCAGCCCTGGCGAATACAGACATTATCGTGTTCTAA
- a CDS encoding chlorophyll a/b-binding protein — protein MSPDTPDMSAHTSMSSETPTPEISPSSSVPPLPVSASTPDPARPTPAFGWSAYAEQLNGRFAMIGFVALLILEFFTHQDFFTWLGLR, from the coding sequence ATGAGTCCAGATACCCCCGATATGAGTGCCCATACGTCTATGAGTTCTGAGACACCCACCCCAGAAATCTCACCTTCAAGCTCAGTCCCCCCATTGCCCGTCTCAGCCTCGACGCCGGATCCGGCTCGTCCCACCCCGGCTTTTGGCTGGAGTGCCTATGCGGAGCAACTGAATGGACGCTTTGCCATGATTGGCTTTGTCGCCCTGCTCATCCTGGAGTTTTTCACCCATCAAGACTTTTTCACCTGGCTCGGCTTACGCTAA
- a CDS encoding cupin domain-containing protein — protein sequence MVNPECCMIPIVKSPQGYQAYRISPQDTNRLAIVFDPSQSEISLTVCMEIFDVGGKTPPNRHQLAVELFFVLKGEGQATCDGKTTPIRAGDSLLVPPTGTHVIENMGRDRLYVLWPLCPLYEGAQRRFCGTNPERHTG from the coding sequence ATGGTGAACCCTGAATGCTGCATGATTCCGATCGTTAAGTCTCCCCAAGGCTACCAAGCTTATCGGATCAGCCCCCAGGATACAAACCGGTTAGCGATCGTCTTTGACCCTAGCCAATCCGAAATCTCGCTAACCGTATGCATGGAAATTTTCGACGTGGGGGGAAAAACTCCTCCCAATCGGCACCAATTGGCGGTGGAACTGTTCTTTGTCCTTAAGGGTGAGGGGCAAGCTACCTGCGATGGCAAAACCACCCCTATTCGGGCAGGGGATAGCTTACTAGTACCGCCAACGGGTACCCATGTGATTGAAAATATGGGCCGCGATCGCCTCTATGTCCTCTGGCCTCTATGTCCTCTGTATGAGGGTGCCCAACGAAGATTTTGCGGAACTAATCCGGAGCGGCACACCGGTTGA
- a CDS encoding TolB family protein: MKRSLSLLLSLATSLAPLLGGCTGAGRLLSFPFDPVGGQSLNSLGSDLNPAVSGRYLAFASDRRGSQDIYLFDLTTRRLVDVPGLNALDMLASDPAVSEDGQTIVFTGSRQGRTGIYLYDRTTRQLRLLTSGLEAEVRSPTISADGRTIAFEAAINGQWDILIYDRNGRPLRVGELGP, from the coding sequence TTGAAGCGCAGTCTGTCACTCCTCCTTAGCCTTGCCACCAGTCTTGCCCCCCTGCTGGGCGGTTGCACCGGCGCAGGGCGTCTGCTGAGCTTCCCCTTTGATCCGGTTGGGGGCCAAAGTCTTAATAGCCTGGGTAGTGATCTCAACCCCGCCGTCAGCGGTCGCTATTTGGCCTTTGCGTCTGATCGCCGGGGCAGTCAGGATATTTACCTCTTTGACCTCACTACGCGTCGCTTGGTGGATGTTCCTGGGCTGAATGCCCTCGATATGTTGGCCTCTGATCCCGCTGTGTCCGAAGATGGCCAAACGATTGTCTTCACGGGCAGCCGTCAGGGACGCACGGGTATCTATCTCTACGATCGCACCACCCGCCAGTTACGCCTGCTCACCAGTGGCCTAGAGGCCGAAGTCCGCAGCCCCACAATCAGTGCCGATGGTCGCACGATCGCCTTTGAAGCAGCGATCAATGGTCAGTGGGATATCCTGATTTACGATCGCAACGGACGCCCCCTGCGGGTAGGTGAATTAGGACCTTGA
- a CDS encoding HhoA/HhoB/HtrA family serine endopeptidase encodes MRDFKFWRFPQRTSRRLWVAGISLVLVIGWLPTLPSLAGPTPILAETATSPPTEVVSPPVTVAQRAAIAPGSFVAAAVRRVGPAVVRIDTERVVTRQLDPFFDDPFFQRFLGPEFFSRIPREELQRGQGSGFIIDASGLVLTNAHVVDRADRVTVRLTDGRSFEGQVRGVDTLTDLAVIKINPKGATLPVAPLGSSSQVQVGDWAIAVGNPLGLDNTVTLGIISTLNRSSAEVGIPDKRIDFIQTDAAINPGNSGGPLLNENGEVIGINTAIRADATGIGFAIPIDRVKRILAQLERGERIAHPYLGIGMRDLTPELARRNNRDPNATVLLPEVEGVLIVQVMPNSPAASAGLRRGDVILRIENQPVTKAEQVQRIVENTRVGQALQIQIQRGDRTQQLAVRTSDLPTNPS; translated from the coding sequence ATGCGCGACTTCAAGTTTTGGCGTTTTCCCCAACGCACATCGCGTCGGCTATGGGTAGCGGGGATCAGTCTGGTGCTGGTGATCGGCTGGCTGCCCACGCTCCCTTCCCTTGCTGGACCGACGCCGATACTTGCTGAAACCGCAACTTCTCCTCCCACGGAGGTCGTCTCGCCTCCAGTGACCGTAGCCCAGCGGGCAGCGATCGCTCCCGGTAGCTTTGTGGCAGCAGCAGTGCGGCGGGTGGGTCCTGCTGTGGTCCGGATTGATACGGAGCGAGTGGTTACCCGTCAACTGGATCCTTTCTTTGATGATCCCTTTTTCCAACGATTTTTGGGGCCGGAGTTCTTCTCCCGCATTCCCCGTGAAGAGTTGCAGCGCGGGCAAGGATCGGGATTTATTATTGATGCCTCCGGCTTGGTTCTGACCAACGCCCATGTGGTTGATCGCGCCGATCGCGTGACTGTGCGGCTCACCGATGGCCGCAGTTTTGAAGGGCAGGTGCGGGGAGTCGATACCCTGACGGATCTGGCGGTGATCAAGATCAATCCTAAAGGGGCGACTTTACCGGTTGCGCCCCTTGGTAGTTCCAGCCAAGTTCAGGTGGGGGATTGGGCGATCGCCGTGGGGAATCCCCTAGGGTTGGACAATACGGTGACCCTAGGGATCATCAGTACTCTGAATCGATCCAGTGCCGAGGTCGGCATCCCCGATAAGCGAATTGATTTTATCCAGACGGACGCGGCAATCAATCCTGGTAATTCGGGCGGGCCACTGCTGAATGAAAATGGGGAGGTGATTGGGATCAACACCGCTATTCGGGCCGATGCTACCGGGATTGGTTTTGCCATTCCCATTGATCGGGTTAAGCGGATCTTGGCCCAGTTAGAGCGAGGTGAACGAATTGCCCATCCCTACCTGGGGATTGGGATGCGGGATTTGACCCCAGAGTTAGCCCGTCGCAATAACCGTGATCCCAATGCCACTGTCTTATTACCGGAAGTGGAGGGGGTTTTGATTGTGCAAGTAATGCCCAATAGCCCAGCGGCGAGTGCGGGCCTGCGGCGGGGAGATGTGATCCTGCGGATTGAAAACCAGCCCGTGACCAAAGCCGAACAGGTCCAGCGTATTGTGGAAAATACGCGCGTTGGCCAAGCACTACAAATCCAAATCCAGCGGGGCGATCGCACCCAACAACTGGCAGTCCGCACCAGTGACCTCCCCACTAATCCTTCCTAG
- a CDS encoding CPBP family intramembrane glutamic endopeptidase has protein sequence MVSPVGGVNINLFYNLFHNIWQTGTGGQRIGLFGVVWILLWFPIALSTAYFVRWRPFRPLQISQKLALLASLYWLGPGLIWLIANSQGGSLADYGLVWGGALLRAIAIGLAIALGGIGLLYLSQWQWLIWPPSPPTLTRTLGEKLLNWLLLPALMGLWIGGTEELIFRGFILTEWSQDFGRVTAAIVTSLLFALSHLLWTPRATLPQLPGLWLMGMVLAVACWLTDGSIGLAWGLHAGWVWGLTSLDTAQIIHYRETAPAWLIGYDRQPLAGAIGLLLLFATLGVLGVSQAYL, from the coding sequence GTGGTGTCTCCTGTAGGGGGTGTGAACATTAATCTGTTCTATAATCTGTTCCATAATATTTGGCAAACAGGAACGGGCGGGCAGCGGATTGGCCTTTTTGGGGTTGTCTGGATTTTGCTGTGGTTTCCGATCGCCCTATCGACTGCCTATTTTGTTCGTTGGCGACCGTTCCGACCCTTACAAATTTCGCAGAAACTCGCCCTACTCGCTTCGTTATATTGGCTGGGGCCGGGTTTAATTTGGTTGATTGCTAACAGCCAGGGCGGTTCGTTGGCTGATTACGGTTTGGTTTGGGGTGGGGCATTGTTGCGGGCGATCGCGATCGGGTTAGCGATTGCCCTCGGTGGTATTGGGCTGCTCTATCTCAGCCAGTGGCAATGGCTGATCTGGCCGCCATCCCCCCCAACCCTTACCCGGACTCTGGGGGAAAAACTCCTCAATTGGCTACTGCTGCCGGCCTTGATGGGTCTTTGGATTGGGGGCACCGAGGAACTGATCTTTCGGGGGTTTATTCTCACCGAGTGGTCCCAAGATTTCGGTCGGGTCACAGCCGCGATCGTTACCAGTCTGTTGTTTGCACTGAGTCATCTGCTCTGGACGCCCCGTGCTACCCTGCCCCAATTACCAGGGTTATGGCTGATGGGGATGGTCTTGGCTGTGGCCTGCTGGCTCACCGACGGCAGTATTGGGCTGGCCTGGGGGCTTCATGCCGGTTGGGTTTGGGGGCTGACCAGCCTGGATACGGCTCAGATTATTCACTATCGGGAGACCGCCCCCGCCTGGTTGATCGGTTATGATCGCCAACCCCTCGCGGGAGCGATCGGTCTCTTGCTCCTTTTCGCCACGCTGGGGGTGCTGGGGGTGAGTCAGGCGTATTTGTGA